GACGCGCGTCGTCGCGTGGTTGTCCATGTACACCGCCATCCACGTCATGTGCCGGACTCCTTGAGGGCGTCCAGGTCGCGGAGCGTCGTCCGACCCAGCACCTCGGCGATCTTCTTCTGCACCTCCAGGACCGGGCGGCCCCCGTCGCACCACCCTGCCCGGCGGCACTGCGCCGACGACTCGTGCGGGCAGCGGCTCCAGACCGGCCCCTCGATCGCCTCGATGATCTCCCGGATGGTGATGTCGGCCGGCGGCCGGGCGATCTGGTATCCCCCCTTGATGCCGTGATGCGAGGCGACCAGTCCCTTGCGCGCCAGTCTCTGGAGCAGCTTGGCCATCACGGCCGGCGGGAC
This is a stretch of genomic DNA from Candidatus Polarisedimenticolia bacterium. It encodes these proteins:
- a CDS encoding Rrf2 family transcriptional regulator translates to MIKLSRRTDYGFLAIQHLCAAPPGAYRSAREIAARYSVPPAVMAKLLQRLARKGLVASHHGIKGGYQIARPPADITIREIIEAIEGPVWSRCPHESSAQCRRAGWCDGGRPVLEVQKKIAEVLGRTTLRDLDALKESGT